The DNA window GGGCGTCCTCCGGCGTCATGGGATTATCGGCAATGTCACTGACCAGCTCCACGTTTTCGCTGGCGGTCAGCGCCGGCATCAGGTTATAGAACTGGAACACGAAACCCACGTGGCGACGGCGATATTCAGTGAGCGCCGCCTCGTCCATGGCGACCAGGGAAGTATCATTGAAGCAGGCCTCGCCAGCGCTCGGCCGGTCGAGGCCACCGAGTATGTTGAGCAAGGTGGACTTGCCGCTGCCGGATGGTCCCAGCAACACCAGGATTTCACCGCCGGGAATGTCGAGATCGACGCCCCGCAGCGCGTGCACCGCCGCCTCACCCTCGCCATAGATTTTGGTCAGGGCCGAGATACGGTAGATGGGTAAAGA is part of the Shewanella cyperi genome and encodes:
- a CDS encoding ABC transporter ATP-binding protein; this encodes MNTASLPIYRISALTKIYGEGEAAVHALRGVDLDIPGGEILVLLGPSGSGKSTLLNILGGLDRPSAGEACFNDTSLVAMDEAALTEYRRRHVGFVFQFYNLMPALTASENVELVSDIADNPMTPEDALALVGLSERADHFPSQLSGGEQQRVAIARAIAKQPTVLLCDEPTGALDSVTGRSVLKVLQEINHRLGTTVIIITHAAATQAMADRVIRFGDGRIQEVFVNDTQLDADQLVW